The following is a genomic window from Meiothermus sp. QL-1.
TTTCCCGAAAGCCCAGGCGCACCACCTCGGCCCCGTCCAGAGCAGCGTAAAGCTCCATTCCCATAGCACCGCCGAAGTCGTATCCCCCCTCGAGCACGAACTGGGTGCCCCCCTGGGTAAACTCAGGGGCAAAGTCGCGCGCGAGCAGGGCCGCCCACCAACCCTCGCCGAAACCCACCACCCCGAAAGGCGGGGTGTAGCGGACCTGCGGCGAAGGCCCGCTCCCCACCAAATCGCGCAATTCAAAGACCAGCCCCCACCGGTCGGCCAAATAGGTCTCCTGGGCATCAAGGTCCCGCATCCTTCCAGTTTACCCCGGTGGCCCTCTGGGGTAGCCTGATGCCCGATGTCGCCCTGGACTGTCCTTGCCGCGGCCATGGCCGCCGGCACCGCGGTCTCCCTGATCGGCCAAGCCTACCCCACCCTAGCCCCTTACATCCGGACCGACCTGGGCCTCTCCCTGGCCGCCGTAGGTCTGCTCAACACCTTCATCTACCTGGGCACCATGCTGGGCTCCCTGCCCTCGGGCTGGCTCACCGACCGGCTGGGCAGCCGCACGGTGATGATAGCCGGGGCCCTTCTAAGCGCTGGGCTGGCCCTCTCGGTGGCCCTGTTCGTCCACTCCCAAGCGGCGTTCGTCCCCTACCTGTTCTTGATAGGGCTGGTGGTGGCCTCGGCCACCCCGGCCGGAGCCCAAGCCGTAGCCCGGGCCTTTCCTCCCCATCGGCGCGGTCTGGTAATCGGCCTACGCCAGATGGCCGTGCCCCTGGGGGGCACCCTGGCCGCAGCCATCCTGCCGTTGGTAGCTCATTTCTCGAGCTGGCGCTGGGCCTCGGGGGTGGCCGCTCTGTTGGCGTTGCTCGCCGCTTGGGCGACCGCCCGGCTCTACCAGGAAAACCCACCCCAACCCCAGCCCAGCGGGGGCCCCACGCCCAGGCTGGGAGAGGTCCTGCGGGAGCGCAACCTCCTGCTGGCCTCCATTGCAGGGATGACCCTGCCCACCGGGCAGTTCGTGATGATCACCTACCTGATTCTGTTTTTGAAGGAAAGGCTAGGGGTCCCGGAGCTCACCGGGGCAGCCCTGCTCACCTTCGCCCAGCTTGCGGGGGCACTGAGCCGGGTCTTCTGGTCGTGGCTTTCGGACCTGCTCGGAGGCAGACGCAAACCGCTGCTGGTGCTGATGGTGGCCCTCGCCGGTCTTTGTGCCCTGGTGCTGGCCTGGCTCCCGCCGGGGACCCCTTTTTTGCTGAAGGGGGTGATGGTGGTGCTCTACGGCGCCACCGCGCTGGGCTGGCAGGGGCTGCACTTTTCCCTGCTGACCGAACTCTCGCCCCCGGGGTGGGAGGGGCGGGTGGTGGGGTTCGGCCTGGTTTTCACCTCGATCGGCATCGCCCTGGCCCCACCCCTATTCGGTCTGGTGGTCGACCTCAGCCAGAGCTATGCCCTGGCCTGGCTGGCCCAGGCAGCGGTCTTTGGGCTTGGGGCCTGGCTGCTGTCTAACGTGAGGGAAGGGGGCGGGCCGTCTCAACGCTGAGCCCTGAGCAGCCCGGCCAGCTCGGCGTATAGCCGCTCTTCCTCCGGGCTTGGATGGGTGGGGATAACCACCCGCACCTCGGCGTACTGGTCACCGCGGGTGCCGTCGCGGCGGGGCCAGCCCTTGCCCGCCAGGCGCAGCTTGCGCCCGGTCTGGGTCCGCTTGGGGATGGTAAGCTCCACCGGGCCGTCCAGGGTTCCCACCCGCACCTTCCCCCCCACCACCGCGATGGGGGCCGGCACCTCCACCACGGTGTAGAGGTCGTCGCCTTCCAGGCGCATGTCGGGCTGGGGCTGAAGCCGCACCACCAGGTACAGGTCGCCTCCAACCTGCCCCTTGCCCGCCAACCGGATCTTCTGCCCCTCCCGCACCCCTGGGGGGATTCGCACGGTAAGACGCTCGCGCCCTATGGCGACGGTCTTCTCCCCTCCCCGGTAGGCCTCCTCCAGGCTCAAGGGCAGTTCGGCCTCCAGGCTGGCGCCCCGCCGCGGCACCGCGCCAAACAGGTCTTCCAGGTCCACAAACCCACCCGCCGGTGAGCGCCCGCCCCAGCCAAAAAGCTGTTGAAAGAAATCGGAGAAATCCCCGACGTTGCCCACAAAGCTGCCCTGGCCGGGCGGGGGGCTATACCACTGGCCGCTGCCCACCCGCTCGCCGTAGGTGTCGTAGATCCGGCGCTTCTCGGGGTCGGAGAGGACCGTGTAGGCCTCGTTGATCTCCTTGAAGCGCTCCTCCGCCCCCGGCTCCTTGTTCACGTCGGGGTGGTATTTGCGGGCCAGCCGCTTGAACGCCCGCTTGATCTCCTCTTCGGTAGCGTTCTTCGAAACCCCCAGGATTTTGTAGTAGTCCTTGTAGGCCATAGGGCCTAGCCCTCCGAGACCGGCTTCCCGTCCTCCTCCGGTTTCACCCCGCTACCCACCACCACCCGTGCGGGCCGCACCAGAAGTTCCCCGTAGCGAAACCCCTGCTGGTAGACGTGCATGACCTTGCCCTCTTCGCCTTCCACCGCCCCAATGGCCTCGTGGTAGCGGGGGTCGAACTCGGCCCCTACCCCGGGCACCGCCTCCACCCCCAGGCTCTTGAGGCTGCGGGCAAAGTTATCCAGCACGCTCCGAATACCGGGAATCAGGTCCTCTGGCTTTACGCTAGCGAAACCCAGGGCCCGCTCGAGGTCGTCGAGGGTGCCCAAAAGCGCCCGGATGGCCTCAAACTTGCCGTGGCGCTGGGCCGATTCCAGCTCCTGGGCCATGCGCTTTTTGTAGTTCTCAAACTCGGCGTAAAGGCGCAGGAACTTGTCCTTGGAGGCCTCGAGCTCGGCCTTCAAAAACTCCACCTCCCCTTTCAGGCGGTCGAGCTCGGAAACCTCACCCTGCTCTTCCGGGGTTTCAACCACCTCTTGCTTCTCCATGGACTCACCCCTTGGGCTGGGCGCGAACGCCCAGCCCCCTCGGTTCAGTCGGCCGGCTTGTAGTCGGCGTCGATCACATCGTCGGACCTGGAGCTGCTCGAAGCCCCCACCGTGGCGCCCTGCTCATAGGCCTGCAGCGCAGCCAGAAGCTCCTCTGTGGCCTGGCGCAGCTCGCTGTCGCTGGCGTCCTTTTCCACCAGGCCCTTGGCCCTCGATATGGCGGCCTCGAGCCGGCTTTTGGCCTCAGGGGTGCTCTGCTTCTCGCTCATCACCCGCTCAGCCTGGATACGGGCCGTATCCAGGTTGTTCTTGAGCTCGGCGTGCTCCCTGCGCTTGCGGTCGGCTTCGGCGTTGGCCTCGGCCTCCTTGATCATGCGCTCGATCTCTTGCTCGGAGAGGGTGGTGGTGTTCTGGATGGTGATGGAGGCCTCCCGACCGGTGGACTTCTCCTTGGCGGTCACGTGCAGGATGCCGTTGGCGTCTATGTCAAAGGTCACCTCAATCTGGGGAACGCCTGCCGGCATAGGGGGAATCCCATCCAGGCGGAAACGGCCCAGGCTCTTGTTGTCCGCAGCCATGGGGCGCTCCCCCTGCACCACGTGGATTTCCACCGAGGGCTGGTTGTGCTCGGCGGTGGTGAAGATCTCCGACTTGCGGGTAGGGATGGTGGTGTTGCGCGGAATCAGGACCGTGGCCACACCCCCCTTGGTCTCCACCCCCAGCGACAGGGGGGTCACGTCCAGGAGCACCACGTCCTGCACCTGCCCGGTGAGCACCCCGGCCTGCACCGCCGCCCCCAGGGCCACCACCTCGTCGGGGTTGACGCTGCGGTTGGGCTCCTTGCCCAGAATCTCCCGCACAATCTGCTGCACCGCCGGCACCCGGGTGGCCCCACCCACCAGCAGCACCTCGTCGATCTGGCTGGGGGAGAGGCCCGCGTCCTTCAGGGCCTGCTCCACCGGGGCCCGCATCCGCTTCAGAAGCGGCTGGATGAGCTCCTCGAACTTGGCCCGGGTGAGTTTCTTCTCCAGGTGCAAAGGCGTCTTGGAGACCGGATCGAGGCCGATGAAGGGCAGGCTAATGGTGGTCTCCACCACGTTGGAAAGCTCGATTTTGGCCTTCTCCGCGGCCTCGATCAGTCGCTGCAGGGCCTGACGGTCGGCCCTCAGGTCTACCCCACCCGACTCCTTCTTGAACTCCTCGACGAGCCAGTTGACGATGGCGTGGTCCATGTCCGAGCCGCCCAGGTGGGTGTCCCCCGAGGTGGCCTTGACCTCGAAGACCCCCTCGCCAATCTCGAGCACCGTCACATCGAAGGTGCCACCCCCCAGGTCGAAGACCAGCACCGTCTCGCTGCCCTTCTTGTCCAGCCCATAGGCCAGGGCCGCAGCGGTGGGCTCGTTAATGATGCGCAGGACCTCGAGGCCTGCAATGCGGCCTGCGTTGGCGGTGGCCTCCCGCTGGGCGTTGTTGAAGTAAGCCGGCACGGTGATGACCGCCTTGGTAATCCGCTCCCCCAGCTTCTTGGAGGCGTCTTCCACCAGCTTGCGCAGGATCATGGCGGAGATCTCCTCCGGGGTGTAGAGCTTGCCCTGGATCTCCACCCGCACCCCGCCGTCGGGGCCCTTGACCACCTTGTAGGGCACCCGCTTGGCCTCGCCTTCCACCTCTTCCCAACGGCGGCCAATGAAGCGCTTGATCTCGAAGACCGTCCCCTCGGGGTTCAGCACCGCCTGCCGACGGGCTACCCGACCCACGAGCTGCTCGCCGCCCTTGTAGGCCACCACGCTAGGGGTGGTGCGCTCGCCCTCGGCGTTCTCCAGCACCACCGGGCTGCCCCCCTCCATGATGGCGATCACGCTGTTGGTCGTTCCCAGGTCGATTCCTACGGCCTTTGCCATATCTCCTCCAGATGCCGCACTAAGCACGGCTCATTCGCCTACCAGAATACCTATTGTTAGTCATGTAGTCAATAGAGTTGAGTGAGGTAATGTCAATAAGCCCCCCCGCCCCCCACAGCACTCGGTACTTTTGACTACCTTTGTACCTGGTTTTGGTTGTACCCTAAGGAAACAATGAACCGCCTGCCGTTCAACCTTTGGTTCGTCCTGCTCGCCGCCATCCTAGTGGCCTGGGCCTTCAGCCTAACCTCGCACCAGCAGCCCAGCAACACCGTCGCCTACACCGCCTTCCTGAACGAGGTGGAGCAAGGACGGGTCGCCCGGATCACCGTGGACGGACGGCAGCTCAGCGTGACCCCCAAAGACGGCGGCGACCCCTACATCACCTTTGCCCCCGGGCCCATAGACACCGCCACCATCCGCGAGTGGGGGGAGAAGAAAATCCAGGTAGAAATAGCCCCGCCCCGGCGGGAGAACTCCTTCCTGGGCTTCCTCATTCCCCTGCTCCTAATTGGCCTGCTGGTAGCGCTCTTCTTCTTCTTCTCGCGCAACCGGGGCCCCTCGGGGGATAGCGCCTTCAACTTCACCAAAAGCCGCGCCCGGGTCCTCACCGAGGCCCCCAAGACCAGCTTCAAGGACGTGGCCGGCTGCGAGGAGGCCAAGGAGGAGCTCAAGGAAATCGTGGAGTTCCTCAAAAACCCCTCCCGCTTCCACGAGATGGGGGCCCGCATCCCCAAAGGGGTGCTGCTGGTGGGCCCTCCGGGCTCGGGCAAGACCCACATCGCCCGGGCCGTGGCCGGGGAGGCCAAGGTCCCCTTCATCGCCGCCTCGGGCTCCGACTTCGTCGAGATGTTCGTAGGGGTAGGGGCGGCCCGGGTGCGGGACCTGTTTGAAACCGCCAAGCGCCACGCCCCCTGCATCATCTTCATAGATGAAATCGACGCAGTGGGCCGCCGGCGGGGCGGAGGGGTGGGCGGAGGCAACGACGAGCGGGAGCAGACCCTGAACCAGCTTCTGGTGGAGATGGACGGCTTCGAGAAGGACTCGAGCGTCATCGTAATGGCCGCGACCAACCGCCCCGATGTGCTCGACCCTGCGCTTTTGCGCCCGGGCCGCTTCGACCGCCAGGTGGCCATCGACGCCCCCGATGTGCGGGGACGCGAGCAGATTCTGAGGATTCACGCCAAAGGCAAGCCCCTGGCCGAGGACGTGGACCTGGCCCTCCTGGCCAAACGCACCCCCGGGTTTGTGGGGGCTGACCTGGAAAACCTGCTCAACGAGGCTGCCCTGCTGGCCGCGCGCGAGGGGCGCAAGAAGATCACCATGAAGGACCTCGAGGAGGCCGCCGACCGGGTGGTGATGGGCCCTGCGCGCAAGAGCATGGTGGTGACCCCCAAGGACCGGGAGATCACCGCCTACCACGAGGCCGGCCACGCCCTGGCAGCCCACTTCCTGGAGCACGCCGATAAGGTACACAAGGTGACCATTGTGCCGCGGGGCCGGGCCATGGGCTTTATGATGCCAAGCCGGCAGGATAGCCTGCACTGGAGCAAGAAGCGCCTCACCGACCAGATCGCCGTGGCCCTGGCTGGGCGGGTGGCCGAGGAGCTGGTCTTCGACGACGTGACCACCGGGGCCGAGAACGACTTCCGCCAGGCCACCGACCTGGCCCGGCGCATGATCACCGAGTGGGGCATGCACCCCGATTTCGGCATGGTGGCCTACCAGGTGCGGGAGGACACCTACCTGGGGGGCTACGACGTGCGGCACTACTCCGAGGACACGGCACGCCGGATTGACGAGGCGGTGCAGAAGTTCCTGCAGGAGCAGTACGAGCGGGTCAAAAACCTCCTCTCCGAGAAGCGGGAGCTGCTCGAGCGGGTCACCCGCACCCTGCTGGAGCGCGAGACCCTGAGCGCCGAGGAGTTTGTGGCGGTGGTGGAGGGCAGGCCGCTCGAGCCCCCCCCCGAGGCCGCCAGGGAACGCGAGGAACGGGAGGCGCCCCGGGTGGTACCCAAGGTGAAGCCCCACCTGGGCGGGGCAGGCTAGGCCCTCCTCGGTCGTATAATCCGCCCTGTTATGCGACTGGGCTTCAGTCCCTTCACAGCGGGCCTAGACTACCGCCAAGCCTTCGAGCTGGCCGGGGAGCTGGGCTTATTCCTCGAGATCGCCTACGACCAGCACGAAATAGACCCCCGCCTACCCAGCGCCAACACCCTGGCCGAGATGGGCCGGGCCGCAGGGGTGGGCTTTACCCTGCACCTTCCCTTTGTGGACTGGAACCTGGCCTCGCTGGTGCCCTCCGTGGCCCACCTTTCCTTTGAGCGCACCCAGCGGGCTCTGGAGTTTGGTGCCCAGATTGGGGCCTTCTGCAGCGTGCTGCACACCGGAAGCGTGCCCTTGCGCCACCCCGAGGCCTTAGAGCGGGCCTGGCAGTTCTTGCACGAAGCCCTTGGGCGGCTCGAGCTCTCCATACCGGTAGCCCTGGAAAACCTGGGCCTGGACCCCAGCGACCTGCTGCAAACCCCGGCCGAGCTTTGCGAGCTGCTGCACGCCCACCCCCGCTACGGTTTCTGCCTGGATGTGGGCCACGCCCAGGTGGCGCTCGGCCCCCAGGGGCCCAGGACCTACCACGCCCTGCTGGCAGAACGCCTGCAACACTGGCACCTCCACGACAACCACGGCCACAGCGACGAGCACCTGCCCTGCGGGAGGGGCCAGGTAGACTGGGCCTGGGTGCGCCGGGCTTTGGAAGGCTTTCAGGGAACGGTGGCGCTCGAGGTCACCGGCGGGATAGAGGGCATCCGCCAGAGCGTGGCCCTCCTCAGAGGGGTTTCCTGAAATGAATCCATATCACAATTTCGTGCTACAACCCTAGATTGTTGCAAGCACAGCCAGGGACATTTGCCCTTTTCATAAAACCCTATTATTTGCCCCAGGGGCGCGGCCCTGCAATTTTCTGGTAGGCTTTGGCATGGTGCCCAGGCGTCGCCTGGCCGGGAGGAAGTAAATGCCAATCGAACGCATCGAGGTTTACCTAGACAACGCAAGCGAGCCCGTGCAGGTGCTCAAGGAGCCGCCCTTCAAGCTCACCTACGACACCCGCCAGCTTCCCGACGGAGACCACACACTGCGGGTGGTCACCTTCTACACCAACGGCGCCAAGGAGGTGCGGGAAATCCCCTTCAAGGTGGCCAACACCCCAGGGGTGCTGGTGCAGGGCCTGGAGGAGGGCAAGGAGGTCTCGGGCACCCTGGAGGTAAGCCTGCGGGTGGCCGACCCCGAGGTCAAGCCCACCCGCGAGCGCTTCCCTGGCCTGGGTGCGGCCATCGCCACCGCGGTCATTCTGGGCGGGGTCTGGCTCTTCTTCGCCGCCACCGGGGTGACCAACAAGACCCTGGAGGAGGTGGCCCGGCCCCCCGCAGCCGCCGAGGCCCACGGGGGCGGCCACGGTAGCGAGCACGCCGCCGCTCCGGTGGATGCGGCCCTCAAGGCCAAGGGTGAGCAAGTGTACGGCATGAGCTGTGCTGGATGCCACCAGGCCAACGGCCAGGGGATGCCAGGTGTTTTCCCTGCCCTTGCAGGCAGCAAAAACGTAGCCGACAAGGCCTACACCATCAACATCCTGCTCAAGGGCAAGGGGAACATGCCGGGCTTTGCCCAGCTTTCGGACGAAGAGCTGGCCGCCGTCGCCACCTACATCAAGAACAGTTGGGGCAATAACTTTGGCGGGGTCACCCCAGACGAGATCAAAGCCGCCCGCTAGGGAGGGAGCATGTACCGCAACGACACGGTGGTCCCCTACTTCGCCCTGGTCTTCGCAGTGGCCCTCTTCCTGACCGCCTACTTGAACGACCGCTTCCGGGTGGTCCACGAGGCCGGGGTGGTGCCCCACCTCACGGTGGGCAACATCGGGCTGATGGCCTTTGGCCTGGTGCTCTTCGTGTACGGCTTCATCGGCCTGCTCAGCAACTGGCTCGAGGGCTCCGAGCTGCGGCCCGGCAAGCACAGCCCCGAACCCAGCAGTCTGCCCATGGTGGCGGGGGTGGTGCTCTCCCTTTTGCTGGTCATGCTCTCGGGCTTCTTCGTGCGTGCCCTGATCTTCGCCAACAACCCCGAGACCGGCTACTACAACGCCACCACCCTGCAAGCAGGGGTCTTCGGGGCCATGATGTTCATCCTGGCCATCCTGATAGCTATTTACAAGAAGTACTTCATGGACGAAGAAGTCCTGGCCGAAGACGAAAAGGGCGACTTCCCTTGGTAAAGGAGACCGCACATGGCCGAACACCACGCCGCAACCCATCACGAGGAAGACCCCCAGGCCCATGCCACGAGGCGGGCCGTGCTGCAGGCCGCCATTGGGGTGAGCGCCGGCGCCACCCTGCTCTCTACCCTTTGGGTGGGGGCCGGGCTGGTGCCCCGGGTGGAAAAGGTACCCAGCAGGGAACCGGTGGCCGTGGGGGATGTGCTGGTCCACGCCACCGGCCCCAAGACCAACCAACCCATCACCCTGGACGACCTGCGGGCGGTTCGAAACGAGCGCATCCCCTTCATCATCGCTTTTCCCAAGAGCCCTGAGAACGTGGTCAAGAAGGACCTGGTCACCAACACCATCATGGTGATGCTGGCCGAGGTGGAGCGCATGAGCCCCGAGACCCGCAGGCTGGCCTCGCCCGAGGGGGTGCTGGCCTACTCGGCGGTCTGCAAGCACCTGGGCTGCACTATAAGCCAGTGGCAGAACGACCTCTGGCTCTGCCCCTGCCACGGAGGGCTCTACGACGTGTACGACCAGGCCCGGGTGGTGGGGGGTCCGGTACCCAAGCCGGTGCCCCAGCTCCCCGTCAAGGTAGAGGGCGGCCAGGTGGTGGTGGCGGGCGAGTTCACCGATAGGCCTGGCGCCGATGTGTAGGGAGGAAGTATGTACCAGTGGCTGGACGACCGTTTGGGGATAGGAAAGCTTTACGCCAAGGCTTTCCGCAAGGCCTTCCCGGTACACCACTCGTTCTTTTTGGGCGAGATCACCCTCTTCTCCTTCATCACCCTGGTGCTCACCGGTATTTTCCTGACCCTCAACTACGAGCCCTCCATTCGCCCCGTCTCGGGGCCCCTCTCCAACGGGCAGGAGGTCCCAGCGGCCTACTACTCCGTCCTCTACATCGATTCGCTGCCCTTTGGGGCGGTGATTCGCTCACTGCACCACTGGGCGGCCCACATCATGATTGCCGCAGCCTTCCTGCACATGCTGCGCATCCACCTCACCGGGGCCTACAAGAACCCCCGGGAGCTGAACTGGATCGTGGGGGTCTTCCTGCTGGTGCTGGCCATCGTCACCGCCTTTACCGGCTATGCCCTGCCCTTCGACAACTACGCCCTCACCGCCACCAAGATCGGCTATGAGATTGGGGCCGCAGCCCCCTGGGTGGGCAAGCTCCTGTCGGAAATCCTCTTCGCCGGTGAGCTCTCCCCTACCAACACCCAGACCATACCCCGGCTCTACTCCATCCACGTCCTCTGGCTCCCCCTGACCCTCATCGCGCTCATCGGCCTCCACCTCACCATCATGATCAAACAGAAGCACACCCAGCCCCGCTACGCGGAGAAGGTGGCCCCGGGCAAGATCGTGGGGGTGCCGCTTTTCCCGCAGCAGATGGCCATGATGGGCGTGCTGTTCCTCATCTATCTGGGGGCCACCACCTTCATCGCTGGGGCCTTCCTGGCCCACCCGGTCCAGGCCTTCGGCCCCCCCACCGCCAACACCCCGCCGGTCAAGCCCGACTGGTACTTCCTCTGGATCTACGGGATTCTCCAGATTATTCCGGCAAGCTGGCGCTTTGAGTTCCTGGGGGCCACCTTCGGCCCACAGTTCTGGGGCGGCATCCTGGTGCCCACCCTGATTATCCTGGGGGCCCTGGCCATCCCCTTCCTGGACTACTCCAAGGAGAAGCAGCGCTACCTCGAGCTCCCCAGCCGCCACCCCTTCCGCACCAGCTTCGTCATTGGGATGCTGATGTTCTACCTGATGAGCACCCTGGCCGGTTACAAGGTAGACCTCAAGCTCTCCAACGAGGTCCTTTGGGTGCTGGTGCTGGTGGTGCCGGTTGTGACCGGCATCGTGAGCTACGTGCTCATCAAGGCCATCTACAGCAGGGACTGGAATCGAGAGGCGCGCGTTGAGCTGGGCCGCAAGGGCTCGGCCGCCGACGACTAGGTCCCTCCGCCCGAAGACCCCCTCGAGCCGGGGGGTCTTTTTCGTTATCCTGGGGGCATGCCCCCCTTCATTCTGTTGCTGACCCCCAAGCCCCCCCCGGGCCCCTTTCAGCCCTGGGGCCAGGGCTGGGGGATCTACCCCAACCTCGAGATTCCCCCCGAAAACCCATACCCCGCGGAGGCGCGGTTCGTTGAGCTGCTAGGGGCCTACTCTAAGGAGCTAGCCTGCGGGGCTCTGGGAGGGGTGGACCTGGGGGAGGCCCTGCATCTGTGGGCTTTTGACCGGGGGGAGCTCATTTTTTACTACGACTCCAACCCCATGTACCTGAACTGCCCGGTCTGCTCCTACAATGAGGAGGGGCGGGGGGTCGAAATGAGGGGGGTAGAGGCGCTGGCGGGGCTTTTCGGGGCGACCCCCTCCCGCGCCCTCCGGACCTGGCTCCTGCGGCGAAAGGGGCTGGGATTCAGCCAGGAAGCCGAGCGGCTCCGGCAGGTGCTGGCCCTTCTGGGCTACCCTCCCCCGCCAATTGTGCCTGGATTTCCAGCTTCTTAAGGGCTTTTCAGGTAGGCTGTAAAGCCCCCACAGGGGGTCCCAGCCCGAAAGGAGGTGAGCGCCCAGCGGAGACCGCCTTGTATACAAGGCATCTCGGCTTTTAGGCAATTCGACGAACTCCCACCTTGCGGTATGCCACCGCGGGGTGGAGCGACTAAGTCGGCAGGGTGATGCCCGAGCATCCAGAACAATTCTCGGGAGAAAGGTCAAGCAAAGTGTAAGAGGTTTGTTCGTATGAAAACCCTGGTTATAGGCGCCGGCATCGCCGGTCTGGCGGCGGCGCGCGAGCTGCAGCAAGCCGGCCACACGGTCACTGTGCTCGAAGCCCAACACCGCGTCGGAGGACGCATCCACACCGACCGCAGCTTTGCCTCCGTGCCCATTGAGCTAGGGGCCGAATTCATCCACAGCAGCCAGGTTCCCACCTTTGCCCTGGCCCAAAAGCTGGGGCTGCGCACGGTCTACTACAACCAGCAAAACGACACCCTGGTGCGCTTGCCCGATGGCCAGCTACGCACCATCGCCGAGGTGGGCGAGCTCCAGCAAGGCTACAACAACATCCGCCTGCACAACTGGCCGGAGGCCAGAGACGACGAGTCGCTGGCCGAGTACATAGCGCGCCACCGGCTGCAGATGCCCTTCAAGCTGCAGGAGTACATCTCTGATTTCGACGACCCCAGGTACCTGAGCGCCAAGGCCGCTTTGGCGTACCTGTTTGACAGGTCGGCCGAGGAAGGCGACTACCGCATCCTCGACGGCTACGATTGACTAGCGATAAAACTGGCAACCGGGCTTGACATAAGGCTCGGGGCAGCAGTGGAGCGGCTCGAGTGGGGCCCCTGGGGGGTCCGGGCCTTCACCGCCGCAGGGGTCTACCGGGCCGACCAGGCCGTGGTGGCCCTGCCCCTGGGGGTGCTCAAGGCCGGGGGGGTATGCTTTGTACCCGAGCTTCCTGCGGCCAAGCAAGCGGCCTTGGAGCAGCTCGGCCTGACCGACGCGGTCAAGCTCTTCTTCCACTTTCCTGAGCCGGTCCTTCCGCCGGGGGTCGTGGAACTATATCTGCCGGGAGCCAACCCCGAAGAGTGGTGGAGCTCCGGCCGGGACGGCCCGGCCGAGGTCCTGACCGCGCTGGCCACGGGGGAAAAGGCCCGCCAGCTCCTGGCCCTGCCCGAGGAGAAAGCCCTGGGTAGCGCGCTGGAGAGCCTGCGGCAGGCCCTGGGCCGCCCCGGGCTGACCCCGAGCCGGGCCCGGCTCGTCCACTGGCGGAATGAGCCCTACATCCTGGGGGCCTACAGCCTGGCCCGGGTAGGGGCAGCCGAGGCACGCCAGGTGCTGGCCCAGCCGGTGGGCGACCGGCTCTTCTTCGCCGGGGAGCACACTGCGCCCAACGCCTGGGCTGCTACCGTGCACGGGGCCTACGCCAGCGGACTGAGAGCAGCGCGGGAGGTTCTGCAGAAAAGGCCTCTCTTCCCGCTGCCTTTGGGCCGGCCCCCCTCCCGGCAGGCTCGAGCCCAGCTCAAAGGAGGTCCGTCCACAACCCATACACCAGCAGACCCGCCACCTCCCCAAGCTCCACCAGCATCCCGTATACGTCGCCCGTAAGCCCGCCCCCAAGCCGCGCCGCGGCCCAGCGGGCCAGCAGCAGCACCGCCAGCACCACCCCGAGGGCCACCCAGGGGAAGGCCAGTATAGCTGGGAGGGCCAGCAAAAAGGCCGGGAGCACCCGCCCCTCCCGGCTTCTGGCCCCCAGGCCCTCAGGCTTGGCGGCCGGAAAGAGGTTCATGGGCAAAAGCAGGGCAAAGCGCACAATAGCTGGCAGGCACAAAAGAAGCCACGGCGTGGCATACGCCGCCAGCAGCTGCCACTTGAGCAGGAGCACCGCGAAGCCCACCCCAAAAGCAAAGCTGCCCAGGTGCACATCGGCCAGCACCCGCAGCCGCTCGGCCGGCGGCTTGGGGGCTAAAAGAGCGTCCGCTGCATCTAGAAGCCCATCCAGGTGGAGCATACCGGTAAAGGCCAGCCAGGCT
Proteins encoded in this region:
- a CDS encoding sugar phosphate isomerase/epimerase; translation: MRLGFSPFTAGLDYRQAFELAGELGLFLEIAYDQHEIDPRLPSANTLAEMGRAAGVGFTLHLPFVDWNLASLVPSVAHLSFERTQRALEFGAQIGAFCSVLHTGSVPLRHPEALERAWQFLHEALGRLELSIPVALENLGLDPSDLLQTPAELCELLHAHPRYGFCLDVGHAQVALGPQGPRTYHALLAERLQHWHLHDNHGHSDEHLPCGRGQVDWAWVRRALEGFQGTVALEVTGGIEGIRQSVALLRGVS
- a CDS encoding cytochrome c, whose amino-acid sequence is MPIERIEVYLDNASEPVQVLKEPPFKLTYDTRQLPDGDHTLRVVTFYTNGAKEVREIPFKVANTPGVLVQGLEEGKEVSGTLEVSLRVADPEVKPTRERFPGLGAAIATAVILGGVWLFFAATGVTNKTLEEVARPPAAAEAHGGGHGSEHAAAPVDAALKAKGEQVYGMSCAGCHQANGQGMPGVFPALAGSKNVADKAYTINILLKGKGNMPGFAQLSDEELAAVATYIKNSWGNNFGGVTPDEIKAAR
- a CDS encoding cytochrome C: MYRNDTVVPYFALVFAVALFLTAYLNDRFRVVHEAGVVPHLTVGNIGLMAFGLVLFVYGFIGLLSNWLEGSELRPGKHSPEPSSLPMVAGVVLSLLLVMLSGFFVRALIFANNPETGYYNATTLQAGVFGAMMFILAILIAIYKKYFMDEEVLAEDEKGDFPW
- a CDS encoding ubiquinol-cytochrome c reductase iron-sulfur subunit, with the protein product MAEHHAATHHEEDPQAHATRRAVLQAAIGVSAGATLLSTLWVGAGLVPRVEKVPSREPVAVGDVLVHATGPKTNQPITLDDLRAVRNERIPFIIAFPKSPENVVKKDLVTNTIMVMLAEVERMSPETRRLASPEGVLAYSAVCKHLGCTISQWQNDLWLCPCHGGLYDVYDQARVVGGPVPKPVPQLPVKVEGGQVVVAGEFTDRPGADV
- a CDS encoding cytochrome bc complex cytochrome b subunit, yielding MYQWLDDRLGIGKLYAKAFRKAFPVHHSFFLGEITLFSFITLVLTGIFLTLNYEPSIRPVSGPLSNGQEVPAAYYSVLYIDSLPFGAVIRSLHHWAAHIMIAAAFLHMLRIHLTGAYKNPRELNWIVGVFLLVLAIVTAFTGYALPFDNYALTATKIGYEIGAAAPWVGKLLSEILFAGELSPTNTQTIPRLYSIHVLWLPLTLIALIGLHLTIMIKQKHTQPRYAEKVAPGKIVGVPLFPQQMAMMGVLFLIYLGATTFIAGAFLAHPVQAFGPPTANTPPVKPDWYFLWIYGILQIIPASWRFEFLGATFGPQFWGGILVPTLIILGALAIPFLDYSKEKQRYLELPSRHPFRTSFVIGMLMFYLMSTLAGYKVDLKLSNEVLWVLVLVVPVVTGIVSYVLIKAIYSRDWNREARVELGRKGSAADD
- a CDS encoding adenosylcobinamide-GDP ribazoletransferase, which translates into the protein MRSFWLAVGFLTTFPTPPLGPVRPEEMRAASAFYPAAGYLIGAGLALLAWLTAALPAGLQGALLLAAWLAFTGMLHLDGLLDAADALLAPKPPAERLRVLADVHLGSFAFGVGFAVLLLKWQLLAAYATPWLLLCLPAIVRFALLLPMNLFPAAKPEGLGARSREGRVLPAFLLALPAILAFPWVALGVVLAVLLLARWAAARLGGGLTGDVYGMLVELGEVAGLLVYGLWTDLL